A genomic window from Myxococcales bacterium includes:
- the cyoE gene encoding protoheme IX farnesyltransferase has protein sequence MPAPVEPSLESEKSESRRAVASTALADYVALAKPRITTMVVVTTAGGLWLAHRASLTATGASALTWPVVLSTLLGTALIVAGANALNMYIERDFDRKMERTKNRPLPTGRMAPRAALWFGVVASSLSVPLLAIGVNALTALLAVLANLSYVLAYTPLKQRSHHALLVGAIPGAIPPLLGWTAVTGRVDLAGFVLFAFMFTWQVPHSLAIALFRKGEYARAGLVVMPNVTGDDAVKHAIARWLVPVVASSLLVVPLGLVGGPVYIVTASLLGALFFGVGVLGLARPGADRKWARSLFGVSLVYLVGVFAAMVFCA, from the coding sequence ATGCCCGCACCCGTCGAACCCTCGCTCGAATCCGAAAAAAGCGAGTCTCGTCGTGCGGTTGCGTCCACAGCGCTGGCCGACTACGTGGCCCTCGCGAAGCCGCGGATCACCACGATGGTCGTCGTCACCACGGCAGGCGGCCTGTGGCTCGCGCACCGCGCCTCGCTCACCGCCACGGGGGCCAGCGCGCTCACCTGGCCCGTCGTGCTGAGCACCCTCCTCGGCACGGCCCTCATCGTGGCGGGCGCCAACGCGCTCAACATGTACATCGAGCGCGATTTCGACCGGAAGATGGAGCGCACGAAGAACCGGCCGCTCCCCACCGGGCGAATGGCCCCGCGCGCCGCGCTCTGGTTCGGGGTCGTGGCGTCCTCGCTCTCGGTGCCGCTCCTCGCCATCGGCGTGAACGCGCTCACGGCGCTCCTCGCGGTGCTCGCGAACCTGAGCTACGTGCTCGCGTACACCCCGCTGAAGCAGCGCTCGCACCACGCGCTCCTGGTCGGGGCCATCCCCGGCGCCATCCCGCCGCTCCTCGGGTGGACGGCCGTCACCGGGCGCGTCGATCTCGCCGGGTTCGTGCTGTTCGCCTTCATGTTCACCTGGCAGGTCCCGCACTCCCTCGCCATCGCGCTGTTCCGCAAGGGCGAGTACGCGCGCGCGGGCCTCGTGGTCATGCCAAACGTGACGGGCGACGACGCGGTCAAGCACGCGATCGCGCGCTGGCTCGTGCCGGTCGTGGCCTCGTCGCTGCTCGTCGTCCCCCTCGGCCTCGTGGGTGGGCCTGTGTACATCGTCACGGCGTCGCTGCTCGGCGCGCTCTTCTTCGGCGTCGGCGTGCTCGGCCTCGCCCGTCCCGGCGCCGACCGCAAGTGGGCCCGGAGCCTCTTCGGCGTGTCGCTCGTGTACCTGGTCGGCGTGTTCGCCGCGATGGTGTTCTGCGCGTAA